The sequence below is a genomic window from Ensifer adhaerens.
GCGACACGGCGGATGTGTTGAGCGCGTTGAAGGAAGGCCTATCGGCGCCGCTTTCCGGGATGTCGACGGCTTTTTCCTCCTCCCTTTTCGGTCTTTCCGGCTCGCTCGTTCTTGGCTTCCTCGATCTTCAGGCCGGCCGGGCGCAGAACCGCTTCTACAACGAACTGGAAGAGTGGCTGTCGTCGGTTACCGATCTGTCCAGTGATATGGGCGTTCAGGCCGGTGTTGCCGGGACTTCGCCTCTGCCGTTACAGGCACAGGATGACATTCGCCTCGTCACACAGCAGCTCTCGCGCCTTGCCAGCGAAAGCGCGTCCAACCAGCGCGCCACCACGGCCATGGCCAACCTTGCCGAAGGTATTCAGGGTCTTGTGAAGAACATGCGCACCGAGCAGCAGATGCTGCGCGACTGGATCGAAGCCCACCAGTCCGAATCCCGCGATCTTCGCGTGGCGCTCGAACGCCTCGTGAAGGCGCTGGAGGAGAAGTAGGATGGCACTCGCCCGCCGCCGCCAGCAGCGGCATATCGATTACTGGCCGGGCTTTGTCGATGCGCTGTCGACCCTGCTGCTCGCCATCATGTTCCTGCTCACGGTCTTCGTGCTCGGGCAGTTTTTCCTCAGCCGTGAAATTTCCGGCAAGGACGCGGTTCTCAATCGGCTGAATAGTCAGATCAACGAGTTGACGCAGCTCCTTGCGCTCGAAAAGAGCGGCAAGCAGGACATGGAGGATCAGCTCGCGGCCCTGCAGGCCTCGCTGTCCCAATCGGAAGGGGAGAAGTCGCGGCTGCAGAAGCTGCTTGATGCCGGATCGGGAATTGCCTCCGGCGCGCAGGCAAGGATCGGCCAGCTGTCCGGCGAGCTGGACGCGGAAAAGCAGGTCTCGGCACGGGCGATGAGCCAGGTGGAGCTGCTCAACCAGCAGATCGCCGCCCTGCGCGCGCAGATTGCTGCCGTCGAAAGTGCGTTGCAGGCGGCCGAAACGAAGGACCAGGCCTCCCAGACGCAGATCGCCGATCTCGGCCGGCGGTTGAATGTGGCGCTGGCGCAGAAGGTGCAGGAACTCAACCGCTATCGCTCCGATTTCTTTGGACGGCTGCGCGAAATCCTTTCGGATCGCGAAAATATCCGCATCGTCGGCGACCGTTTCGTCTTCCAGTCGGAAGTGCTGTTTCCTTCCGGCGGTTCCGAGCTGAATGATGCCGGCAAGGTTGAAATGCAGAAGCTGGCCCAGGCGATCATCGAGCTAGCCAAGGAGATTCCGCCGGAAATCAACTGGGTCCTGCGTGTCGATGGCCACACCGACAACGTCAAGCTGTCCGGTAACGGCAAATATGCCGACAACTGGGAGCTGTCGACGGCCCGCGCGACCTCGGTCGTGAAATATCTGATCAGCCAGGGCGTGCCGGCTGACAGGCTGGTCGCGGCTGGCTTCGGCGAGTACACGCCGATCGCGCCCGGGGATACGCCGGAAGCGCGCGCGCAGAACCGACGCATCGAGCTGAAGCTCACGGAGAAGTAATCAGGCCTCGCCGAGAAAGGATCGGGCGAGCGTTTCCGGCAGACGCCTTGGCCGTCCCAGGGCGTTGACGACGGCGATGATCACTTTGGCAGAAATCAGCAGCGTCTCGCCGCGCAGGATCTTCTGGTTCAGCACCATTTTTGCGCCACCAGCCTTTTCTGTCACCGTTTCGATGGTCAGGACATTGTCCATGCGGGCCGGAGACTTGAAGTCGATTTCCATGCGGTGCACCACGAACATGAGCCCTTCGCCATCCATCTGGTGAAGAGCACTTTGCTCGACGCCGAGGCAGCGGAGGTAATCGGTGCGGGCGCGCTCCATGAAATGAAGATAGCGCGCATGATACACAAGGCCCGAGAAATCGGTGTCTTCATAATAGACGCGCTGGATCAGCCTGTGGCTGCCGTCGGCGGCAAGCTCGCCGGAAAGGGAAAAGGTCTCGGTCATTCGGGCACGCTTTCGCGGTGGATCAGGTATTCGCTCTTCTCGGGGAGGGCGGCGATGCGGGCCGGAATGAAATCCGGCTGCAGCGGTAGCGCCTCCAGGCGCGACCTGTCGGCCAAAACCCATTTGAATTCAAGATCGTTCTTCGCGTCGCGCACCCGGTGGATGATCGTTTCGGGCTGGAACGGGAAGTGGTCGGGCATCTGCATCAGATAATAGACGCCGATCTCGTGCCATTTCCGCCCTTCGAAGGAGAAGAAGTTTTCCACCGTCCAGAGATGGCGGACGAGCGTGACGTCGCAATCCGTTTCTTCCTTCATTTCACGAATGAGCGTTTCCGCCGAGCTTTCTCCAACTTCCGCCGTGCCGCCCGGGAAGGTCCAGAACTTCTCATGCGTCGCACGGTGCACAAGGATGTGCCCGTCGCGAAAGGCAAGGCCAGCGATGCGCATGTTGAACAGGCGCCGCGCCAGCTTGATGCGGATTGTCTTGCGGCTCATGTGGTCACCCTATGTCCAGCACGACGATCTCCGGCCATGCGCCGAGACGGAACGGAATGCCGGTGCAGCCGAGGCCGCGAGAGACAACGAGGTGCCTCTCATTTTCGATGATGTGGCCACCGCGGAACCGTGTGCCGAAGCGCGAGTTCATCGCCGGCGACCAACCGAAGATGTTCACCTGACCTCCATGGGTGTGACCCGAGAGCGTCAGGGAAACGCGGGACGGCACATCAGGGAAGACATCGGGTTCATGCGCCATCAGGATGACCGGTGCGTCGTCGCTGACCCTGGCAAGCGTGGTGGAAAGATCATCGACGCCACCATCGCCCTCGCGGCCGGGAGGATGCTGGAAATGAAACGCCAGCTGATCGCCAAGTCCGGCGAGCCAGAAGGGCTTGCCGTCCTTTTCATGCCGGGTCGCGTCGTTGATCAAGAGGCTGATGTTTGCCTTCTCCAGGGCATGGCCGATCCGCGGCATGAGGCGAGGGTCGCGAATGAAGTTCCACGACTGCCAGTAGTCGTGATTGCCGAGAATGGCGTGGGTGCCCAGCGGCGCCGAAAGCCGGCTGAGGCAGGCCGCGATGTCATCTTCCGGCAGCGCCGTGCCGAGTTCCGGCATCGCGTTCACATAGTCGCCCAGCAGCAGGATCATGTCTCCCCCGAGGCTGTTTGCCATGTCGCAGATGCGGGCGACGCGGTCGAGCTCCATCCAGTGCTTGGTGGTGTGAATGTCGCTCAGCAGGACGAGCCGGAGCTTCAGGTCCGGCGTCCACCCCGGTGGCGTGAATGCATATGTCCGGATGCGCGGGGTTCCCATGGCCTCCGCCCCTGTGCCATAGCCCAGCAGGGCCGCAGCCGAGGCAAATCCGGTTGCCGCCAGTTTCAGAAAGCCGCGTCTGGTGATCACTCGTTGTCGTCCTGGAAAAGGCTGATCTGGGTTCTTTCGATGTCTTTAGGCGGGGTCAGGCCCAGGTGTTTCCATGCATTTGCGGTCAGAATGCGGCCGCGCGGCGTGCGCTGGATGAAGCCCTGCTGGATCATATAGGGCTCAATGATGTCCTCGATCGCGTCGCGCGGCTCGGAAAGGCCGGCGGCAATCGTCTCGATGCCCACCGGGCCACCGCCGAAATTATGCGCGATCATGGCGAGATAGCGTCGGTCGAGCTGATCCAGGCCCATGTTGTCGACATGCAGCCGCGTCAGGGCCTCGTCGGCAATCTGGCGGGTCACGGCCTCGGCACGGGCAACCTCTGCAAAGTCACGTACGCGGCGCAGCAGACGGCCCGCAATGCGGGGCGTGCCGCGGGCGCGCCGGGCAATCTCGCGGGCTCCGTCATCGGTCATGCCAAGGCCCAGCAAACGTGCGCCGCGGCGCACGATCGATTCCAGCTCTTCGACGGTGTAGAAATTGAGCCGCACGGGAATGCCGAAACGGTCGCGCAGCGGGGTCGTCAGAAGGCCAAGGCGGGTGGTTGCCGCCACCAGCGTGAATTTCGAAAGGTCGATCTTCACCGAGCGCGCGGCCGGACCCTCGCCGATGATGAGGTCGAGCTGGAAATCCTCCATGGCGGGATAGAGGATTTCCTCTACCGCCGGGTTGAGGCGATGGATTTCGTCGATAAAGAGGACGTCGCGCTCTTCGAGATTGGTCAGAAGGGCGGCAAGATCGCCGGCCTTGGCGATGACCGGGCCGGAGGTGGAGCGGAAGTTGACGCCCAGTTCCTTCGCCATGATCTGCGCGAGCGTCGTCTTGCCGAGGCCAGGAGGGCCGACAAACAGTACGTGGTCCAGCGCCTCGCCACGGTTCTTGGCGGCTTCGATGAAGATCTTCAGATTGGCGCGCGCTTCGGCCTGGCCGGTGAACTCGTCCAGCGATTGCGGGCGCAAAGCCGTATCGAGGTCTTCGCCGCGCTTTTCAGGGCTCAAGA
It includes:
- a CDS encoding acyl-CoA thioester hydrolase, whose product is MTETFSLSGELAADGSHRLIQRVYYEDTDFSGLVYHARYLHFMERARTDYLRCLGVEQSALHQMDGEGLMFVVHRMEIDFKSPARMDNVLTIETVTEKAGGAKMVLNQKILRGETLLISAKVIIAVVNALGRPRRLPETLARSFLGEA
- a CDS encoding Holliday junction DNA helicase subunit RuvB, producing MNQPNPLLSPEKRGEDLDTALRPQSLDEFTGQAEARANLKIFIEAAKNRGEALDHVLFVGPPGLGKTTLAQIMAKELGVNFRSTSGPVIAKAGDLAALLTNLEERDVLFIDEIHRLNPAVEEILYPAMEDFQLDLIIGEGPAARSVKIDLSKFTLVAATTRLGLLTTPLRDRFGIPVRLNFYTVEELESIVRRGARLLGLGMTDDGAREIARRARGTPRIAGRLLRRVRDFAEVARAEAVTRQIADEALTRLHVDNMGLDQLDRRYLAMIAHNFGGGPVGIETIAAGLSEPRDAIEDIIEPYMIQQGFIQRTPRGRILTANAWKHLGLTPPKDIERTQISLFQDDNE
- a CDS encoding NUDIX domain-containing protein, which translates into the protein MSRKTIRIKLARRLFNMRIAGLAFRDGHILVHRATHEKFWTFPGGTAEVGESSAETLIREMKEETDCDVTLVRHLWTVENFFSFEGRKWHEIGVYYLMQMPDHFPFQPETIIHRVRDAKNDLEFKWVLADRSRLEALPLQPDFIPARIAALPEKSEYLIHRESVPE
- a CDS encoding chemotaxis protein MotB; amino-acid sequence: MALARRRQQRHIDYWPGFVDALSTLLLAIMFLLTVFVLGQFFLSREISGKDAVLNRLNSQINELTQLLALEKSGKQDMEDQLAALQASLSQSEGEKSRLQKLLDAGSGIASGAQARIGQLSGELDAEKQVSARAMSQVELLNQQIAALRAQIAAVESALQAAETKDQASQTQIADLGRRLNVALAQKVQELNRYRSDFFGRLREILSDRENIRIVGDRFVFQSEVLFPSGGSELNDAGKVEMQKLAQAIIELAKEIPPEINWVLRVDGHTDNVKLSGNGKYADNWELSTARATSVVKYLISQGVPADRLVAAGFGEYTPIAPGDTPEARAQNRRIELKLTEK